In one Methanobrevibacter arboriphilus genomic region, the following are encoded:
- a CDS encoding carbohydrate kinase family protein: MIKKDDLLVIGHTAIDYIMTVEKFPAPNSSTPIKTMKIFHGGAGANVAMVGAKLGLKTSLISAVGEKFLKSEYLEKMAELKINTDSMIISKNEDTPTAFGMTNNKEDQIFYFYWGAGKEFLKYDPPESSVQSCKAIHLATGDPTYNIKSSILGKNNSKIVSFDPGQDLNMYNAPKLKEVINNCTILFGNHHEIERIQNLLKCDINGLRELGPTIIVKTCGKEGSVIYTEKEKLKVDSIYRPAVDPTGAGDSYRAGFLYGYINEKSLEDCAKFASAVSSFIVEKKGCQTNIPNFDQVNDRMNQFYNNKS; encoded by the coding sequence TTGATTAAAAAAGATGATTTACTTGTTATAGGTCATACAGCAATAGATTATATAATGACAGTAGAGAAATTTCCAGCCCCAAACTCATCCACTCCTATTAAAACAATGAAAATATTCCATGGAGGTGCTGGAGCAAATGTAGCCATGGTTGGAGCTAAATTAGGCCTTAAAACATCTCTTATATCTGCAGTTGGAGAAAAATTTTTAAAATCAGAATACTTAGAGAAAATGGCTGAATTAAAAATTAATACTGATTCAATGATTATATCTAAAAATGAAGATACACCAACAGCGTTTGGTATGACAAATAATAAAGAAGATCAAATATTTTATTTTTATTGGGGAGCTGGAAAAGAATTTTTAAAATATGATCCTCCAGAATCATCTGTTCAATCCTGTAAAGCAATTCATTTAGCTACAGGAGATCCCACATATAATATAAAAAGTAGTATTTTAGGTAAAAATAACAGTAAAATAGTTTCATTTGACCCTGGACAAGATTTAAACATGTATAATGCTCCAAAACTCAAGGAGGTTATAAATAATTGTACAATATTATTCGGGAACCATCATGAAATAGAAAGAATTCAAAATTTATTAAAATGTGATATAAATGGTTTAAGAGAACTAGGTCCGACTATTATTGTTAAAACATGCGGGAAAGAGGGTAGTGTTATTTATACTGAAAAAGAAAAGCTAAAAGTTGATTCAATCTATCGACCAGCTGTTGACCCGACAGGTGCAGGTGATTCTTATAGAGCAGGGTTTTTATATGGATACATTAATGAAAAAAGCCTTGAAGATTGTGCTAAATTTGCTTCAGCTGTTTCATCATTTATTGTAGAAAAAAAAGGATGTCAAACAAATATTCCTAATTTTGATCAAGTTAATGATAGAATGAATCAATTTTATAATAATAAATCTTAG
- a CDS encoding helix-turn-helix domain-containing protein, protein MKYKIEPKVEIKINGETYSYKLFESLKLLDEMSSQRAVAKRLNISHSVLNRRIKNAEKKLGFDLVKISGSRTYLTEKSKNLVNVYEKYNSRVVETDKLIIAGGHIITNFLESISNEMPFEVDIYSSDDNSAYKLAKKGLIDILALDDPQIAFKNDLDFRVIGYDNLVLVSNEMSSNMKIKQMKDLKNLEFVSIEGTAQRLAWSTLDENNIPYKIIKNVKSEFDAFKIVQNSNKLYTFLNGSYFKGNNVLKEETKHAISLIAVNSEKKEVQEFIEYFLNDGQKLISREGFIPIKPWKTKEKKMKLSI, encoded by the coding sequence ATGAAATATAAGATTGAACCAAAAGTTGAGATTAAAATTAATGGTGAAACTTATAGCTATAAACTATTTGAATCATTGAAGCTATTAGATGAAATGAGTTCTCAAAGAGCCGTGGCTAAAAGACTTAATATATCTCATTCTGTTCTAAATAGAAGAATTAAAAATGCTGAAAAAAAACTTGGTTTTGATTTAGTTAAAATTTCTGGTTCTAGAACTTATTTAACTGAAAAATCTAAAAATCTAGTTAACGTTTATGAAAAATACAATTCTAGAGTAGTTGAAACTGATAAGTTAATAATTGCTGGAGGACATATAATAACAAACTTTTTAGAATCAATATCTAATGAAATGCCTTTTGAAGTTGATATCTATAGTAGTGATGATAATAGTGCTTATAAACTAGCAAAAAAAGGTTTGATTGATATTTTAGCTCTTGATGATCCTCAAATAGCTTTTAAAAATGATTTAGACTTTAGAGTGATTGGATATGATAATTTAGTTCTTGTTTCAAATGAAATGTCCTCTAACATGAAGATAAAACAGATGAAAGATTTAAAAAATCTTGAATTTGTATCTATCGAAGGTACAGCACAAAGATTAGCTTGGAGTACTCTTGATGAAAATAATATACCCTATAAAATAATAAAAAATGTGAAATCAGAGTTTGATGCTTTTAAAATTGTGCAGAACTCTAATAAATTATATACTTTTTTAAATGGAAGTTATTTTAAGGGAAATAACGTTTTAAAAGAAGAAACAAAGCATGCTATTAGTTTAATTGCAGTTAATTCTGAAAAAAAAGAAGTTCAAGAATTTATTGAATACTTTTTGAATGATGGTCAAAAATTAATATCTAGAGAAGGTTTTATACCTATAAAACCTTGGAAAACAAAAGAAAAGAAGATGAAGTTATCAATTTAA
- the hxlB gene encoding 6-phospho-3-hexuloisomerase: protein MKLMKAAIEEILSNIESATEFIDDETVNEFMKVLTESKNVFVMGAGRSGLVAKAFAMRLVHLGISAYVVGETISPAIYDDDCILAISGSGETNTIVSAVDIAKNRGSKALALTSYPESSLGKLADCVMKVKGRTKIDIDDEDYIKRQIDGNYVSVTPLGTAFELTSLIFLDGLIAELMQKMGKTEDDLKYRHTVLE from the coding sequence ATGAAGTTAATGAAAGCAGCTATTGAAGAAATTTTAAGTAATATAGAGTCAGCTACTGAATTTATTGATGATGAAACAGTAAATGAGTTTATGAAAGTATTAACTGAATCAAAAAATGTATTTGTTATGGGTGCAGGAAGATCTGGACTTGTAGCTAAAGCTTTTGCTATGCGCTTAGTTCATTTAGGTATTAGTGCTTATGTTGTAGGTGAAACTATTTCTCCAGCTATATATGATGATGATTGTATATTGGCTATTTCAGGATCTGGTGAAACTAATACTATTGTTTCAGCAGTTGATATTGCTAAAAATAGAGGTTCTAAAGCTTTAGCTCTCACATCTTATCCAGAATCATCTTTAGGAAAACTTGCAGATTGTGTAATGAAAGTTAAAGGTAGAACTAAGATTGACATTGATGATGAGGATTATATTAAAAGACAAATTGATGGAAATTATGTTTCTGTAACTCCTCTTGGTACAGCATTTGAATTAACTTCCCTTATTTTTTTAGATGGTCTTATAGCTGAATTAATGCAAAAGATGGGTAAAACAGAGGATGATTTAAAATATCGTCACACTGTATTAGAGTAA
- a CDS encoding carboxymuconolactone decarboxylase family protein produces the protein MKKGDVKISLPKQYTSIRERFEEYGKALEELGKASKEGPIDEKTLHLIQLAASASIRAEGAVHSHTRRALEAGATNDEIYNTLISITSTIGFPTVAAAISWAEDIILDDE, from the coding sequence ATTAAAAAAGGAGATGTTAAAATTAGTTTACCAAAACAATATACCAGTATAAGAGAAAGATTTGAAGAATATGGTAAAGCATTGGAAGAGCTTGGAAAAGCTAGTAAAGAAGGTCCGATTGATGAAAAAACGCTTCATTTAATACAGTTAGCTGCAAGTGCATCTATTAGAGCAGAGGGAGCTGTTCATAGCCATACAAGACGTGCTTTAGAAGCAGGAGCAACAAATGATGAAATTTATAATACTTTAATATCAATTACAAGCACTATAGGCTTTCCAACAGTAGCGGCAGCTATTTCTTGGGCAGAAGACATAATCCTAGATGATGAGTAA
- the fdhD gene encoding formate dehydrogenase accessory sulfurtransferase FdhD: MKLTRNINAISYKNGKNVQNSEEIVYDEITNLKINNKHIYNFSSINNSLEDFATGYMIGEGIIKNSEEIKKIKINGMNIDVEIDNYNEKKDLILPSDSAGGWRSKINAIPPIKSDLKVEKDELLLNIEKLRKNAKIWQKTGGTHVAAFVNNDKNQFIVREDVSRHVAVDKVIGAATRKKLDFFNSYIIYSGRMPADMVIKIVRSGIPLLASNAAPSFSGYSVAEKGNVTLVGFIREDRFNVYTHWDRVIF, encoded by the coding sequence TTGAAGTTAACAAGAAATATTAATGCGATTAGTTATAAAAACGGGAAAAACGTTCAAAATTCTGAAGAAATAGTATATGATGAAATAACTAACCTGAAGATTAATAATAAGCATATATATAATTTTTCAAGTATAAATAATTCCCTTGAAGATTTTGCAACAGGGTATATGATAGGAGAAGGGATTATAAAAAATTCAGAAGAAATAAAAAAGATAAAGATTAATGGAATGAATATAGATGTTGAAATAGACAATTATAATGAAAAAAAAGATTTAATTCTTCCATCAGATAGTGCTGGTGGTTGGAGGTCAAAAATTAATGCTATACCTCCAATAAAATCTGATTTGAAAGTTGAAAAAGATGAATTACTTTTAAATATAGAAAAACTTAGAAAAAATGCTAAGATATGGCAAAAGACTGGTGGAACTCATGTAGCAGCATTTGTAAATAATGATAAAAATCAATTCATTGTTAGAGAAGATGTCAGTCGCCACGTAGCTGTGGATAAAGTAATAGGTGCTGCAACAAGAAAAAAACTTGATTTTTTTAATTCCTACATAATATATAGTGGAAGGATGCCTGCAGATATGGTTATAAAAATTGTTAGATCAGGAATACCTCTACTTGCATCAAACGCTGCACCATCTTTTTCAGGATATAGTGTTGCAGAAAAAGGAAATGTTACATTAGTTGGATTTATAAGAGAAGATAGATTCAATGTTTATACACATTGGGATAGAGTAATATTCTAA
- a CDS encoding FecCD family ABC transporter permease codes for MNVPNKHVLNKSIPNKYFALVILIFLPIFLFFLSFFVGRFPIFPNDVVLTLLSVINPNLAVSPSITSIVFNIRLPRIVAAMLVGASLAIAGAAFQGIFKNPLVSPDILGVSAGSGFGACIAILLAAGNWMIQVFAFIFGLISVSITYLISKSYKSGGILVLVLCGVAISAFFNALISGAKFIADPTDKLPQIVYWLMGSLVDVNIDRLYVIIVPIVIGATILLMLRWRLNILAMGDEEAQSLGVNPGRLRFIIIIAATLVTAAAVSISGIIGWVGLLIPHISRMVVGPNHKVLLPASLSIGASFLLLIDTISRTVISIEIPIGILTAIIGVPIFLYLLRKGYSEWH; via the coding sequence ATGAATGTTCCTAATAAACATGTTCTTAATAAAAGTATTCCTAATAAATATTTTGCATTAGTTATTTTAATATTTTTACCAATTTTTTTATTTTTTCTTTCCTTCTTTGTAGGAAGATTTCCAATTTTTCCAAATGATGTAGTATTAACATTATTAAGTGTTATAAATCCAAATTTAGCAGTTTCACCATCTATAACCTCTATAGTTTTTAATATTCGGCTTCCTAGAATTGTAGCTGCTATGTTAGTTGGAGCATCACTTGCTATAGCTGGAGCAGCTTTTCAAGGAATTTTTAAAAACCCACTAGTATCTCCAGATATACTTGGTGTGTCTGCAGGTTCTGGTTTTGGGGCATGTATTGCAATTTTATTAGCTGCAGGGAATTGGATGATTCAAGTTTTTGCCTTTATTTTTGGACTTATTTCAGTTTCAATAACATATTTAATTTCTAAAAGTTATAAATCTGGAGGAATACTTGTATTAGTTTTATGTGGTGTTGCAATATCTGCTTTTTTCAATGCATTAATTTCAGGAGCCAAATTTATAGCAGACCCGACTGATAAACTTCCTCAAATTGTTTATTGGCTGATGGGAAGTTTAGTAGATGTAAATATAGATAGATTATATGTTATTATAGTTCCTATTGTTATTGGGGCAACAATACTTCTAATGTTAAGATGGAGACTAAATATTTTAGCTATGGGAGATGAAGAAGCTCAATCTCTTGGTGTAAATCCTGGAAGACTAAGATTTATTATAATTATCGCTGCTACATTAGTAACAGCTGCGGCAGTTTCTATTAGTGGGATAATTGGTTGGGTTGGTCTTTTAATACCTCATATATCCCGTATGGTAGTTGGTCCTAATCATAAAGTACTGCTTCCAGCTAGTTTAAGTATTGGTGCTAGCTTTCTTTTACTTATAGATACAATTTCGAGAACAGTTATATCTATTGAAATACCAATTGGAATTTTAACTGCAATTATTGGAGTTCCAATATTCTTATATTTACTTAGAAAAGGTTATTCAGAATGGCATTAG
- a CDS encoding ABC transporter ATP-binding protein — MIFMDKILEIKNASFSYDNENNVFEDISFSISKGDVLCVLGPNGTGKTTLLKSLNGLNNLKSGEVILKGNPLKSLSFTDIAKVIGYIPQGHIPTFPFSVLDVILMGRSPYLGLTESPGEKDIKIAENVLKNLNILHMADREYTNLSGGEKQLVFLARVLAQEPDLLILDEPTSHLDFGNQVRFLEIIDNLSKKGLTILMSSHFPDHAFISSNKVAIMKNKHLIDFGTPENVITEETLKFLYNIDLELLELSNNRKICVPIKSNSFFDFDFFKE; from the coding sequence GTGATCTTTATGGATAAAATACTTGAAATTAAAAATGCTTCATTTTCTTATGATAATGAAAATAATGTTTTTGAGGATATAAGCTTTAGTATATCTAAAGGAGATGTTTTATGTGTTTTAGGACCCAATGGAACTGGAAAAACTACTTTATTAAAATCTTTAAATGGTTTAAATAATCTTAAATCAGGTGAAGTGATTTTAAAAGGAAATCCATTAAAATCACTTAGTTTTACAGATATAGCAAAAGTTATTGGATATATACCTCAAGGACATATTCCGACTTTTCCATTTTCAGTTCTTGATGTAATTTTAATGGGTAGATCTCCTTATCTTGGATTAACTGAGTCTCCAGGAGAAAAAGATATTAAAATAGCTGAAAATGTTTTAAAAAACCTTAATATATTACATATGGCTGATAGGGAATATACTAATTTAAGTGGTGGGGAAAAACAGTTGGTTTTTTTAGCTAGAGTTTTGGCTCAAGAACCTGATTTACTTATTTTAGATGAACCTACCTCTCATTTAGATTTTGGAAATCAAGTTAGATTTTTAGAAATTATTGATAATCTTTCAAAAAAAGGTTTGACCATTTTAATGTCTTCTCATTTTCCAGATCATGCATTTATATCTTCTAATAAAGTAGCTATAATGAAAAATAAACATTTAATTGATTTTGGAACTCCTGAAAATGTTATAACAGAGGAAACTCTTAAATTTCTTTATAATATTGATTTAGAACTATTAGAACTTTCCAATAATAGAAAAATTTGTGTTCCTATTAAAAGTAATTCTTTCTTTGATTTTGATTTTTTTAAAGAGTAA
- a CDS encoding FmdE family protein: MNIIDNKEIFEEQLEKAGKFHGDICGGIVIGTKLAIYALGKLGMELNQKNKDLIVFLEIDRCMSDAVQAVTGCSMGKRSLKQMNYGKFAASFYKISTGESFRVTDLDANSKEKRDETTEEMIERFKKTPSDELFSLQPVEIILNENELPGSPRDKVFCVSCNEKVMDGKQIIIGGKSLCKSCAEGSYYRIL; the protein is encoded by the coding sequence ATGAATATCATTGATAATAAAGAAATTTTTGAAGAACAATTGGAAAAAGCAGGTAAATTTCATGGAGATATTTGTGGCGGAATTGTAATAGGTACAAAATTAGCTATTTATGCACTTGGAAAATTAGGAATGGAACTAAATCAAAAAAATAAAGATTTGATTGTTTTTTTGGAGATTGATAGGTGTATGTCTGATGCTGTTCAAGCTGTAACTGGATGTTCTATGGGTAAAAGGTCTTTAAAACAAATGAATTATGGTAAATTTGCAGCTTCTTTTTATAAGATTTCCACTGGGGAATCTTTTAGAGTTACTGATCTTGATGCAAATTCTAAAGAAAAAAGAGATGAAACTACTGAAGAAATGATTGAAAGGTTCAAAAAAACTCCTAGTGATGAACTATTTAGTTTACAACCTGTTGAAATTATTTTAAATGAGAATGAGTTACCAGGAAGCCCTAGAGATAAAGTCTTTTGTGTTTCATGCAATGAAAAAGTAATGGATGGAAAACAGATTATTATTGGTGGAAAATCTCTTTGTAAATCATGTGCTGAAGGTTCATATTATAGAATTTTATAA